The following proteins are encoded in a genomic region of Amycolatopsis sulphurea:
- a CDS encoding MerR family transcriptional regulator, with the protein MAWSTREIAELAGTSLRTVRHYHDVGLLAEPSRRPNGYKQYGVAHLVRVLRIKRLSELGFSLTQIAEMGEDDEHPQEALNALDAELSATITRLQRARVELGFLLRESTAPDLPPELAIAALDADLSDADRSLLVVLSRVLGQHAMEAFARLLQDTAEDPTRAEFESLPEDADEATRQALAERMALVTRELVERHPKLREIGREPPHGGPFAAQTVERAIKDLYRPAQLDVLRRMEKVIEQTDPLHSAEADAARPVPKAIPEAPPC; encoded by the coding sequence ATGGCTTGGAGCACCCGCGAGATAGCCGAACTCGCCGGGACGAGCCTGCGTACGGTACGGCACTACCATGACGTAGGCCTGCTCGCCGAGCCGTCCCGGCGGCCCAATGGGTACAAACAGTACGGCGTCGCGCACCTGGTCCGGGTGCTGCGGATCAAGCGGCTCAGCGAACTCGGCTTCTCCCTCACCCAGATCGCGGAGATGGGCGAAGACGACGAACATCCGCAGGAAGCACTGAACGCACTCGACGCGGAGCTCTCCGCGACCATCACCCGGCTGCAGCGCGCCCGGGTCGAGCTGGGGTTCCTCCTGCGCGAGTCGACCGCCCCGGACCTGCCCCCGGAGCTGGCCATCGCCGCCCTCGACGCCGACCTCAGCGACGCCGACCGCTCGTTGCTCGTGGTCCTGTCCCGGGTACTGGGCCAGCATGCCATGGAGGCCTTCGCCCGGCTGCTGCAGGACACCGCGGAGGACCCCACCCGGGCAGAGTTCGAGAGTCTGCCCGAGGACGCGGACGAAGCGACCCGGCAGGCGCTCGCCGAGCGGATGGCCCTCGTCACCCGCGAACTGGTCGAACGGCATCCGAAGCTGCGGGAGATCGGGCGCGAGCCGCCCCACGGCGGCCCGTTCGCCGCCCAGACCGTGGAGCGCGCGATCAAGGACCTCTACCGTCCGGCCCAGCTCGACGTGCTCCGCCGGATGGAGAAGGTGATCGAGCAGACGGACCCGCTGCACTCAGCCGAAGCGGATGCCGCGCGCCCGGTCCCGAAGGCAATCCCGGAAGCACCGCCCTGCTGA
- a CDS encoding SDR family oxidoreductase: MALEIRDFSLDLFSLHGRTAVVTGGNTGLGRAFTVALAKAGANVFAPTVTDDDGETRELVEKAGARLETLEIDLTAPGAPAEVVASCVDRLGSVDILVNSAGISKLAPVAEFGREHWDPMLALNLTAPFELGRLAGARMVAQGHGKIINIASLFSFLGGRGSPAYAAAKHGIVGFTRAYADELGAHNVQCNAIAPGYFATPITAQTRADPVANQRVLEHIPAGRWGELGDLMGAVVFLAGRASDYVNGHVLTVDGGYLTR; encoded by the coding sequence TTGGCGTTGGAAATCCGGGACTTCTCCCTCGACCTGTTCTCCCTGCACGGCCGCACTGCCGTGGTCACCGGGGGCAACACCGGCCTCGGCCGCGCCTTCACCGTGGCCTTGGCCAAGGCCGGGGCGAACGTCTTCGCGCCGACCGTGACCGACGACGACGGCGAGACCCGCGAGCTGGTCGAGAAGGCCGGCGCCCGGCTGGAGACGCTGGAGATCGACCTGACCGCCCCCGGCGCGCCCGCCGAGGTCGTCGCGTCCTGTGTGGACCGGCTCGGTTCGGTCGACATCCTGGTCAACTCCGCGGGTATCTCGAAGCTCGCGCCGGTCGCCGAATTCGGCCGGGAGCACTGGGATCCGATGCTCGCACTGAACCTCACCGCGCCGTTCGAACTCGGCCGGCTGGCCGGAGCGCGCATGGTCGCGCAGGGCCACGGAAAGATCATCAACATCGCCTCGCTGTTCTCTTTCCTCGGCGGCCGGGGCTCCCCCGCCTATGCCGCGGCCAAACACGGCATCGTCGGCTTCACCCGCGCCTACGCGGACGAACTCGGCGCCCACAACGTGCAGTGCAACGCGATCGCGCCCGGCTATTTCGCCACCCCGATCACCGCGCAGACCCGCGCGGACCCGGTCGCCAACCAGCGCGTGCTCGAGCACATCCCGGCCGGGCGCTGGGGCGAGCTGGGCGACCTGATGGGCGCGGTGGTCTTCCTGGCCGGCCGCGCCTCCGACTACGTGAACGGGCACGTCCTCACCGTCGACGGCGGCTACCTCACCCGATGA